The DNA window agagagagagtactTGTTACTACTACATGCAAAAAGGCTTCTTATCGCCCGTTCACCTGCGTACCCACTACACAGTGTCGCGCCGTGCCTGCAGCTGAGCTGACTGTCGCCCTAGACTTGCAGTACGTGCCGATGGGACGGCCGGCCCTGCAGCTGCCGCACGCAGGCGCGCACGTCCTGGCGTGttcgtgcgtgcgtgcgtggtgAGCCGTAAGCTGCTGTgtggcgcgcggacgcgcgcgGCCGCCACCCCCGAAAATCCCAAGCAGCGACCCCCAACCGGCCCAGCTATCTCTCCCCCCTCACGCGGGCCACACGCGGCCTCTCCGTCCGAGCGGATGCTGGCCCATGGTTTTACTGCCTCAATCGGTTGACTGCTCCCGGGCCGAATTGTGTGGCCCGAGAAGCGCGCGCGAACGGGTGGGCCTGGGTGGGCTTCTGGCGGGCGCAGGCAGGGCCGGACTACCTCTCAAAAAGAAAAGTGGGTGATAATGGTCGAGCTCGCAGCCTCGCACACTTCGGTAGCCGCCTGATTCCGCGTCCTTGTCACGGCGGCAAAACATTCCCCCGCGGCGGGGCCCACGTGATCCCGCGCCGGTGGACGTGAGACCAATTCTGTTGACTCGCAAAGCAGCGGGGGCACCCACACGCACACGAACGGGAGGAAATCCACCGCCCTCCGATCCGCCGGTCGTTTTCGCCGGATCCCCCGGTCGTGCCAGCGTGTTGTCGTCGAACGGCGCTGCCGCACTACTAGCACTCCGTCTTTCTCGAGCTCGACGGCAACCGCCAGTCCACCCCACTCATGTAGCCATgtgggaaaaaaaaagaaaaaaacttgACGACGCTGCCTGCATGATGTAACACTTTTTTAACCCCACCTTTTGACCGTCTCCGTTCTCACACGCGTGGGTGTTGATACATGCATCGCGGGCACCACCTGTATCGTCTGCTACAGTGGAGCTGTGACCGGACGGTTTGCCTGCTACGTGGGTGGGTACGGAATACGGACTACGGACTACGGAGGAGCAGCGCGCCGATGGTCCTCCACACACATCACGCGCCGCCGCGCCCAGCCTCTATGCCTGTACGTCTACCTGCAACAGCGGCAACTAGGCTGCTTCTGATTCTGTCCGCATGCTGTCCTCTCACACAGAGACACAGCACATGTCTGAAAGCCTCGCCCAGCAACATCTAAAAACAACACAAGCATCCAGACAGCCTGATCAGAGTATAAGAAGCATTATAAAAGAAAACCTGTGTGTCTCACCCTGCTTTGTCCAAACAAATGGACCCTAGCTAGATGGCCAGGCATCATGGACTGCGAGAGCAAAATGACAAATTTTTTATAAGGGCTACATCGATTTTATAAGTTCAAATATTTTGAAGGGATAAAGACAAGCTCAACTTCCATTCAAGGGGTAAACTAGATTTTGTTTCGGGTAATAAAATggctttttttttcttgcagCAAATGGACCATCAATCTCTTACACTTGAGTTTAGCTTGACTTCCTAGTTTCAGAACAAACTTTAGGAGTTTAGGGTGAATTCTAAAAAAATGCATCTTCTAACATTTTGCGTACCTTAgtttaaaaagaaaaaaattgtaGCTTGACTAATTGTTCATCATAATTTACGAAGTTTGGTTCTTTCAAATCCTAATATGCCTACCAAAAACAAATGGAGCGAGTAGTACACTGCATTGATATATCTTAACGTCAGGTAGTAGCGAGTACAATATGAATCTTTTATGATCAGTGAGTCTAAGTGACAAGCAAGCTCACCGAGAAGTTGTCTCTATCAAAACAAAATTACACTAGATGTAAATTCACACGCCAAATCTCGAAATATTGCTTGAAAACGACATAAGAACTTACATCTAGTGTAATTCACAAGCTATTAATTATATCATGCATGCATATCTGAAACACAAGAATTGTACATCCTGACCATTTTGCTTATTCGTTAAAGTTTTCACTGTTTCTGAACCAAGCGAAATCCATGATGACCATCAAACAAAATAGGATGCAGGTTACACTCTCAAACAAGCATAACGGGGTGTAAATAATCCAGATACAACAGATATTTGACAGCAAGAAAATGCAAAGGACCAAGAATGCTTGAAGTAATTATGCGCATaaatgaaaaggaaaaaaaaaacgcATGGCACCAATTCCACCTTGCATTATACCCGAGAGATTGTGCATTTGTACACCCATGTATATCACCGTTTTCCCAGTACATGCCAATTCACTAATCAGTGCGGCTACCTGAACATACAAAGGGATACATAAAACGCTCCCTCCTGAACCACCCTTTCCCATCATGCATGCAGAGGCATGCACTGATGCACCCACCCCACCATTGTACCCAAAGGAAACCACGGCAACAAAGCTTGAAACGACTGCTGAACTGGTACCACTAGCTATGCTAAATAACTTGCATGTATGCGTTCATACGCATGCATCCATGCAAAGGATAATACTCCAGCATGATGAAGCTACGGGCTGGACTACACGCACTGCTCCTGCGCGCCGTAGTTCATGCGCTGCCTCTTGATgctcccgccaccgccgccgccggaggaggaggtgtcgctgctcgccgtccGGCGGTCCATGACGCCGCGCAGGGCCTCCTGCACCGACGCGATGCACTCGTGCCTCCGGTGCGACGCGGCGCGCCCGTgaccgccatcgccgccgcgctGGCGCGCGTTTGGACAGCGcccgtcgtcgtcctcgtcgcAGCCCTGATCATCTTCCGCTCCCTCGTCCGCGGTGATGAGGAGCACGCTCCGGACGCGGCCGCCCAGCGTGGTGATCTCGGCCCGGCGCGCGCGCATCCGGAGCGCGGCGAGCGCCCGGACGATGTCCGGGATGAGGTCCGGGCGGTCCTCGCAGCAGAGCGACGCGCGGACCACGAGCCGCCCGGCCCTGTCGGCCGCCGCGTCCACGGCCAGCTCGTCGGCCTCCGCCGGCAGCATCCGCGCCGGCCCGGCGCCGccatcgtcgtcgccgccgccgccagcgacggcggcggccgcggccaccATCATCGCCGAGGTCTGCCGCTTCAGCTCCTTGACGTGGTCCAGCACCTCGGCCAGCAGCGACGCCTTGTCCGTCTGCACGCACGCGGCGCACATACAATCACACGAGAGTGGAGTGGATTAACACTTGAACAGACTACTATATCCGCATTGACATCTCACAAGATCAAGATCAGAAGCAGCATGATGATTAGTCTATCGCTTATTTAGACCTTGGAATAGGGTGGCGCACTCACACTAGTAAAATCATCGAGTGTGTGAGCGTGGAGAAAAAAAGGCTTTGCAAGAATTGCGGTGCAGCTTTTTCCCTCTGCATTCTCAGCTGGCCTTTACCCGGAGCTTTTACACTAGGCAGGCGCTTGTAGGAGGTAGTGTTCGTGGCCGCGTGTCGTACGGCCATACATGCTATGCATACCTGCTCTCACCCAACGCATTCCATTCCCCCTGTTGCCCAGGCAGAAACACAGCGGCTTCGGCGCGTGAAAGATTTGTGCTGGTGCTGCATGAGCATGACTCCTCGATCGGATCGATCCCTGTCGTATCAGGAGTTCGGCAACGCCGCAGGTCATGTGGCGCGCGTGCTGCTTCCTGCCCGGTGCCCATTGCCACTAATGCCCACCACTTTTGTTAACACTAGCGTTATCTCATCCAACTTATATATGTATGGatatatttgaataaaatatgcATATATAGTACTATACTGGGCTGCATATACTTTTGATCTATGCACCATATACGTTAGGTGACAAGGGGAAACCTCAAGCCTAGCAAAGTAGATCCTCTGATCTTATTGGAAGCAGCTTCATGTAATGATGCAAACTACACCTTTTCTCAAAGCTAGATCTAGGCTCTACGCGCAAGTCAAATTGATTCAAACTAAGCTTTATCTGCCTTTCTAGTACAAGACCTAATCAGTCAAAACTCAAAACAGGTGTAGCCATATACTGTAGTTCTCATCACTACAAGCTACTAGCTAGTAGTCCCCTCCCCGGCCAACGCACCTCAACTCGATCTAGCCAATCAGCCGTGGTTCTTATCTCGCTGTGTTCTTGCCGTGTGATCACGCCTCAGTAACTATAGGGTCATCTATCCGTGACTGTTCCATTACGGATCTACCCACTTCGCTCTTATAGTCAATCCGATGCTTCGATCGCGTCATCCAGATTCCagaacgacgacgacaacgAGGTCTCGAG is part of the Panicum hallii strain FIL2 chromosome 2, PHallii_v3.1, whole genome shotgun sequence genome and encodes:
- the LOC112882247 gene encoding transcription factor bHLH30-like, with translation MMWDGGVEHGSQEAAHQLLPWLGAAPLAEPAAAAGFGAMGAYGACDGVSVGGLGLGHGGVFGFGGFDAVPQQQQRAGAAEGSGKAVVSGLLGSLQAELGRMTAREMMDAKALAASRSHSEAERRRRQRINGHFARLRSLLPNTTKTDKASLLAEVLDHVKELKRQTSAMMVAAAAAVAGGGGDDDGGAGPARMLPAEADELAVDAAADRAGRLVVRASLCCEDRPDLIPDIVRALAALRMRARRAEITTLGGRVRSVLLITADEGAEDDQGCDEDDDGRCPNARQRGGDGGHGRAASHRRHECIASVQEALRGVMDRRTASSDTSSSGGGGGGSIKRQRMNYGAQEQCV